The Bubalus bubalis isolate 160015118507 breed Murrah chromosome 18, NDDB_SH_1, whole genome shotgun sequence genome contains a region encoding:
- the LOC102406866 gene encoding uncharacterized protein LOC102406866 — MFSTFSINLCRMPEKKHGRGDKKSQEWLFLRRKDPSFQHTGLQSYKLLPYKCNGVTQRPGKAGRLCGHGDGEPRHSSAPGPRNPAASSSPLRPVHVFLASGGGAQSDPNPQNFQDAVGECIKFKLNGKNLRRRELSSSQQALKEEIKDPDAPRPAPRLQRSAQPPTRKFRLVFRACAVSCGSGKPREKIRGRGASEEAVTERERQSQKWENNERTDGVAQDG; from the exons ATGTTTTCAACTTTTAGTATCAATCTCTGCAGGATGCCTGAGAAGAAACATGGAAGAGGGGATAAAAAGAGTCAGGAATGGCTCTTTCTCAG GAGGAAAGATCCTAGTTTCCAACATACTGGTCTACAAAGTTATAAGCTTTTGCCTTACAAGTGTAACGGGGTGACACAGCGACCTGGGAAGGCCGGCCGCCTCTGCGGGCATGGCGATGGGGAGCCCCGCCACAGCAGTGCCCCTGGTCCGCGGAACCCGGCAGCTTCCTCTTCTCCACTGCGCCCAGTGCATGTTTTCCTCGCATCCGGAGGGGGAGCGCAAAGTGACCCAAATCCTCAAAATTTCCAGGATGCTGTGGGGGAAtgtataaaattcaaattaaatggGAAGAATTTAAGGAGAAGAGAACTGTCCAGCAGCCAACAGGCtctaaaagaagaaatcaaag ACCCGGACGCTCCTCGCCCCGCCCCTCGCCTGCAGCGATCCGCCCAGCCCCCGACCCGGAAGTTCCGCCTCGTTTTCCGCGCGTGCGCAGTTTCCTGCGGAAGCGGAAAGCCGAGAGAGAAG ATACGTGGGCGAGGGGCATCAGAAGAAGCAGTGACTGAGAGGGAAAGGCAAAGTCAGAAGTGGGAAAACAATGAGAGAACCGACGGGGTCGCCCAGGATGGCTGA